A window of the Gossypium hirsutum isolate 1008001.06 chromosome A03, Gossypium_hirsutum_v2.1, whole genome shotgun sequence genome harbors these coding sequences:
- the LOC107956759 gene encoding uncharacterized protein, which produces MPRRRLRDLSIVQNTTNSEEVSTEQQTVVGSSSVPETLDESVEIQTENGGTRRGRGRTLLTDLYDLNSVERVKVTRNSRGQPVGQEARLLAGYLGIIARNANMLPINYESWHNMPDSNKNQALSNIKVTKR; this is translated from the exons atgcctagaagaagattaagaGATCTTAGTATTGTACAGAATACTACAAATTCGGAAGAAGTGAGTactgaacagcagacagttgttggatcttcaagcgtgccggagacacttgacgagtctgtggaaattcaaa ctgaaaatggtgggacgcgcagaggtcgaggacgtacgctcctaacagatttatatgacttaaattctgtcgagcgtgtcaaagtaactagaaacagccgtggtcagcctgttggacaagaagctcgacttttagcaggctatttgggcattatagcacgaaatgccaatatgttgcccatcaactacgaatcatggcataacatgcctgatagcaataaaaatcaagctctctctaatattaaggtaacaaaacgttaa